One part of the Microtus ochrogaster isolate Prairie Vole_2 chromosome 16, MicOch1.0, whole genome shotgun sequence genome encodes these proteins:
- the Tifab gene encoding TRAF-interacting protein with FHA domain-containing protein B, producing the protein MERTLTVLQVSLYHSTPGQVAFAKVPLQLQHDTSRLLVGRGKDTHIQLQLPQLSRHHLSLEPYLEKGSTLLAFCLKVLSRKSCVWVNGLLLRYLEQVPLSAVNRISFSGIQMVVRREGGDSLDAFVCYFRVSSSPLIYRPQAQETDEGENVKEETPPVRREATYGLLGSPHGSSWTQTAVSSQAPEEQQK; encoded by the coding sequence ATGGAGAGGACCCTCACCGTCCTGCAAGTGAGCCTGTACCACTCCACGCCGGGCCAGGTTGCCTTTGCCAAAGTCCCACTACAGCTACAGCACGATACCAGTCGGCTGCTGGTGGGACGAGGGAAGGACACCCACATCCAACTGCAGCTGCCCCAGCTGTCTCGACACCATCTGTCCTTGGAGCCCTACCTGGAGAAAGGCAGCACTCTGCTGGCCTTCTGCCTCAAGGTACTGTCCCGGAAGAGCTGTGTGTGGGTCAACGGGCTGCTGCTGAGGTACCTGGAGCAGGTGCCCCTCAGCGCTGTCAACAGAATCTCTTTCTCCGGCATCCAGATGGTAGTCCGCAGAGAGGGGGGTGACTCCCTTGATGCCTTTGTCTGCTACTTCCGAGTCAGCTCCTCACCCTTGATTTACAGACCCCAGGCCCAGGAGACTGACGAAGGGGAAAACGTAAAGGAAGAGACTCCTCCTGTTCGGAGGGAGGCAACTTATGGTCTCTTGGGGTCTCCCCATGGCTCCTCCTGGACTCAGACAGCAGTTTCCAGCCAAGCCCCAGAggagcaacagaaataa